TCCATCTCTTGGATAGATAGAGAGGGAGGGCAGAGGCCTTTGGTGTCCCTTTCAGTCAAGAATTGGGGCTTCACAATTACTAGCCAATATTTTCCGAGGCAAGTGTTCGGGTCTATTATGACATAAAGATTAGGTGCCTAACGGACATTGTTTATCTTGAAAAACAAATTCTTATTCTAGCAGACGGAATTCCTTTGGTCTAATTTAGGACTTTCAAATCTATTTTATTTTATCTAATTCTATCTACGCCCTAGGGGCTAGGAACAAAACAGTCCTTTCGTTTTTTTGATCATAGAGAAGCCGTATGAAGCTAAGGTTTCATGTATGGTTTTGAAGCGGAGCTGAAAACGAAGACGAGAGATTTTGCCAAAAATGCGGGGTAGAATTTGTGGATTCTCGGATACGAAGATATCAAATGGGATACATCAAACTCGCATTTTGATATCGATTTTGATACATATAAGGTGTCCTACGGATAATGCAAATCGAAGCTATTTGATGTCTGACTCAGGCCTATATGACCGATCGATCGAAATACTCCAAGACTCCACCTTTGTCATATATTCCATATATCACATTAGATAGATATCATATTCATGGAATACGATTCACTTTCAAGATGCCTTGATGGTGAAATGGTAGACACGCGAGACTCAAAATCTCGTGCTGAAGAGCGTGGAGGTTCGAGTCCTCTTCAAGGCATAATATGGAGAATGCTCATTCAATGAGCATTCCCCGTAGAAGTATTCCGGAAATCTGGGCCTGGCGCTCTCCTCTATCTTCTGAGGTCCTTAACCATCTCCCTGAGAAAAGTAGACAGTAAAAGCCAAAATAGACTAAATATATATAGCCTGAACGATCCTAAAAATCCCTCGAAGGAGATAATAAAGAACCCAAAGCAGATGGTATCCTACTGCAAGGGTGGTCTTAAGAATCCAAAAGAGGTTGCTCAGAAGAGATAGATGTATCCCAACCTCTATTGCTCTCGCGTAAAGACTTTTTTTTTACGCGACAGGAAAAAGTGACTACGAATTCCCCTTTTTGTTTGCGAATCCCTGTTTGTATCCTTTGAGCGCACGCCCATTAAGTAGCGATCAAATCAAGGAAATCGATCAAACGATCCCCGTGCCAGCCCAAATCATGATCTTCACCAACTTGGATTTGGTTCTCTCGCGAAAATCGCGAGTTGCAGAGATGAGAACCATGAAAAGCAGATCATATGATAATACTATATTTTATTATTTTCCAGTGCACTAGATCTTGTAGCACTTAGCAACGAAGCCCTATCCATTAGTATTCCACATAACTTCCATTGTAGGTAACGTATTTGGTTTCAAAGCCCTACGTGCTCTACGTTTGGAGGATCTACGAATTCCCCCTACTTATTCAAAAACTTTCCAAGGCCCGCCTCATGGTATCCAAGTTGAAAGAGATAAGTTGAACAAGTACGGTCGTCCTTTATTGGGATGTACTATTAAACCAAAATTGGGATTATCCGCAAAAAATTATGGTAGAGCGTGTTATGAGTGTCTACGTGGTGGACTTGATTTTACCAAAGATGATGAAAACGTAAACTCACAACCATTTATGCGCTGGAGAGACCGTTTTGTCTTTTGTGCCGAAGCTATTTATAAATCACAGGCCGAAACCGGTGAAATCAAGGGGCATTACTTGAATGCGACTGCGGGTACATGTGAAGAAATGATTAAGAGAGCTGTATTTGCAAGAGAATTAGGGGTTCCTATTGTAATGCATGACTACTTAACTGGGGGATTCACCGCAAATACTACTTTGGCTCATTATTGCCGCGACAATGGCCTACTTCTTCACATTCACCGTGCAATGCATGCAGTTATTGATAGACAGAAAAATCATGGTATGCATTTCCGTGTATTAGCTAAAGCATTGCGTATGTCTGGGGGAGATCATATCCACTCCGGTACAGTAGTAGGTAAGTTAGAAGGGGAACGCGAAATGACTTTAGGTTTTGTTGATTTATTGCGCGATGATTTTATTGAAAAAGATCGTGCTCGCGGTATCTTTTTCACTCAGGATTGGGTATCCATGCCGGGTGTTATATCGGTAGCTTCAGGTGGTATTCATGTTTGGCATATGCCAGCTCTGACCAAAATCTTTGGGGACGATTCTGTATTACAATTTGGTGGAGGAACTTTAGGACATCCTTGGGGAAATGCACCTGGTGCAGCAGCTAATCGAGTGGCTTTAGAAGCCTGTGTACAAGCTCGTAACGAAGGGCGCGATCTTGCTCGCGAAGGTAATGAAATTATCCGAGCAGCTTGCAAATGGAGTCCTGAACTAGCCGCAGCTTGTGAAGTATGGAAGGCGATCAAATTCGAGTTCGAGCCGGTAGATACTATTGATTAACTAGATAAAACTAAAGATAAAGAAGGTATAAATAAAAAAGAAACgaaataaaaagagaaaaaaaatcagtTATGAAATGCAGTAATTCTTCTTTATTCTTCTAATTGATTGCAATTAAACTCGGCTTAATcttttttagaaaaaaaaagaTTGAGCCGAATCTTTACTTGCCGAAGCACTTCTTGGATCTGTCAATTATGCTATGGCCGGAGTCCTACTCATAGTGATCTGGTCGAATTGGGAGAAGCCGTAGGTATTATTGCAGGTCAATCAATTGGGGAGCCAGGGACTCAACTAACATCTTTGGAGTTGAAGAGAAGTATCCAAATGACATGTGTTATTTTACAATAACCCATGCTTGTAGCAATGAAATACCAAAACCTACCCGATATGATATATGATAATTATAATTCTCTATGATATGCCTTCCCTATAAAGGACCCGAAATACCTTACTTCGCTTCCGCAGAGACGACATTTGCCACATGCTCAAGGCGAGAAGTAGAAGCAGCAATGAAATTATCTATGTCGTCTCTAACTATTGCCCCACATGACTCCGAATGCAGATCCTCAATAAAAGACGCATCAACGTTTAAAATTTGTTGTGCTGCCAAAACAATGGGCCATGTGTTCCGTCTAAGTGCAGTAGTTTGTTTCGCTGCCGATCGTGTGGAGTTAAAGAGCCAATGCATGGATGGCTAGCGCCGATCGCAACGGCGTCTGCACTTGCTATACTCCGACCTGCTGTCTACGCTGCCACCATACAAACCAATCCGTTGTAGCTATCAACTCTGGAAGCTCTATCGAGTCGTCATAATTGTGTTGTGTCGATTGATCACACATGAGGAATTCGAGCACACCGGAACCCGAGCGATCAACAAGTGGCGTATCATGTCCGACTCTCTCAAACCCAAGCGCAGCCCATACTACATTTGCTTTCACGCAGTTAAACAAAGCAAGCTTGATATATTCTCCTTTCATTTTGCAAATTGGGCATTGAGAAATATAGCCAGTGTAACGGTTTGCAAGACCACAAAAACTGGAAATAGCATTATGTAGACATCTCCATAGGAAGATCTTAATTTTCTCCGGCATTTTTAGACTCCAAATTTTCCTCCGTATCAGGTGTGGCCGGGGACCACCATGGTGACTGAGACTAGTGCTATTAATGTATGTATGGTCCCATTCTTTATAATAGGCTGAACGTACTGAGAAAATCATGTTTTTTGTAAGGTACCATGCAACGTAGTCCTCTGTTACCTGATGGTGTAGCGGAATCTGCAGAATACGCTCCGCATCAATATGCCAAAAGTTGTCCCGGATTAGTTGTTCATCTCACTCCCCCGAAACTGGGTCTATAAGATCATTCACTCTTGACAATACTTGATTATCCCTACTGTCACCATTTTCCTTGATGCATTGCTTGGGATCCAACAATCACTTGAAATATCTATTTTTGCACGATCTCATACTCTCCAAATGAAGACTTCTTGAAGGTTTGGATCCCTGCCCATATACCCTGCCATACATACGATGACCTTTCTTTTTAATTCATAGTTAAGAATATCCCCCATTGGGGTAATATCTAACTCTCAACATTCTGGCACACAATGATTCATTTTGTTCTCAATCAACCTCCAACATTGTTTTGCCAGCATCGCCAAATTGAAACTGTGAACGTCACGAAAACCCATACATCCTTGCTTCTTCGGTACACACATTTTCCACCACGCAAACCAATGCATCCTGCTTTGGTCATACTCATCACCCCTTCAATACTACGACGTTACATCAGTAATCTCCTTACAAATTTTCTTTTGAAATTTAAACACACTCATTGCGTATGTAGGGGTGCTTGGCCACTGCTTTCAGTAAGGCCTCCTTACCTCCAAAGGAGAGGATTATCTTTTTCCATCGATTTGCTAATTTCTGGATCATCTATATTAAGTGTTTGAAACAATTAACCCGATCAACACCAATCATAGAGGGAGCCCCAAATATTTAACCAATAATGATTCCATCATAATTTTCAGTATTTGACGTATCTCACTTTAACCTTCACATCAGTATTGGGCGAGGCCAAATGCTCTAACTTTATCTACTATAATGAATAAATGGAGTAAAAGAGATGAAAAATCTTCTCACTTTTACTCTCTCTCACATTTTTTTTCTAGTATAGTCGTGACCAACAGCCATCAGCAGTCGGCTCGTTGGTAAGGCGAGAGCTTCCTGAAAGGGAGATCGGTCTCCTCGATCGCTCCCTCAAGTGATCGGGGCTCGTTGTCATTATGCTAATAAAAAGTGGTTCAGTGGTATGTTAACGAATTGGTCGATTAACTACAGTTCGGGTTTTGTTCATCCTGTACAAGGGCCTTGTTATGATGCTGAATAAAAAAGAGAAGAA
The Triticum urartu cultivar G1812 unplaced genomic scaffold, Tu2.1 TuUngrouped_contig_9875, whole genome shotgun sequence DNA segment above includes these coding regions:
- the LOC125532415 gene encoding ribulose bisphosphate carboxylase large chain-like — translated: MFKHSRRKNRSVAAALDNGQWIRDLRHGDTTLIAVDFLCLWRRLQQAEITLDSQVVDRIAGTAGGGAMYSARAAYKMLFKDTPSTSHSSAVWKCWAPGTVKMFDWLLHNNRIWCNDRLQRRGWPNVFHITSIVGNVFGFKALRALRLEDLRIPPTYSKTFQGPPHGIQVERDKLNKYGRPLLGCTIKPKLGLSAKNYGRACYECLRGGLDFTKDDENVNSQPFMRWRDRFVFCAEAIYKSQAETGEIKGHYLNATAGTCEEMIKRAVFARELGVPIVMHDYLTGGFTANTTLAHYCRDNGLLLHIHRAMHAVIDRQKNHGMHFRVLAKALRMSGGDHIHSGTVVGKLEGEREMTLGFVDLLRDDFIEKDRARGIFFTQDWVSMPGVISVASGGIHVWHMPALTKIFGDDSVLQFGGGTLGHPWGNAPGAAANRVALEACVQARNEGRDLAREGNEIIRAACKWSPELAAACEVWKAIKFEFEPVDTID